A stretch of the Archangium violaceum genome encodes the following:
- a CDS encoding chemotaxis protein CheW codes for MPPYESGRRLCLLMEAGDTRFSVEATSVMEVAAPGPDETSLRGVQEVVDLSVLLGGEPEQGPGMVVVFDVSPSLAVRVRSIVEVVDVAPAPHFLLPSGLGDTLAALSRSAVLHKERLYLELNPDSLPHEPGPVSPPPERPVHRLESTPERSLVFESQGRLFGLPLPLISQVVMRGPAFSALPGRSGAVAGVMPHDQTLWPLYSAPALLGAAPATAESFLVLAEVEGRRLGLSACRVLGVHPRFVPAGEPGEFTAPGVSAPVLFLDLRRMFS; via the coding sequence GTGCCTCCCTACGAAAGCGGACGCCGGCTCTGTCTCCTGATGGAAGCGGGTGACACGCGCTTCTCCGTCGAGGCCACCTCCGTCATGGAGGTCGCCGCGCCGGGACCCGATGAGACCAGCCTGCGTGGAGTGCAGGAAGTGGTGGACCTGTCCGTGCTGCTCGGGGGTGAACCGGAGCAGGGGCCCGGCATGGTCGTGGTGTTCGACGTGAGCCCCTCCCTCGCGGTACGCGTCCGCTCGATCGTCGAGGTGGTGGACGTGGCCCCGGCTCCCCACTTCCTGCTGCCGTCGGGGTTGGGGGACACGTTGGCCGCGCTCAGCCGCAGCGCGGTGCTCCACAAGGAGCGGCTCTACCTGGAGCTCAACCCCGACTCGCTGCCGCACGAGCCTGGCCCCGTGAGCCCTCCACCGGAGCGCCCCGTGCATCGGCTCGAGTCGACTCCTGAACGCTCGCTCGTCTTCGAGTCGCAGGGGCGGTTGTTCGGTCTCCCGCTTCCCCTCATCTCCCAGGTGGTGATGCGGGGGCCCGCCTTCAGCGCGCTGCCGGGGCGCAGTGGAGCGGTCGCCGGTGTCATGCCCCATGATCAGACGCTCTGGCCCCTCTACTCGGCTCCGGCCCTGCTGGGGGCCGCTCCCGCCACCGCCGAGTCCTTCCTCGTCCTCGCCGAGGTGGAGGGGCGGCGCCTAGGGCTGAGTGCCTGCCGGGTGCTGGGGGTCCATCCGCGCTTCGTGCCCGCCGGGGAGCCGGGGGAGTTCACCGCACCCGGCGTGTCGGCCCCCGTGCTCTTTCTGGACCTCCGGCGCATGTTTTCTTGA
- a CDS encoding valine--tRNA ligase produces the protein MSDTTELPKAYDPTEVEARWYACWMERNYFRAEATSDKPSFCIVLPPPNVTGSLHLGHALTATIQDILIRWKRMSGFNALWVPGTDHAGIATQMVVERELKEKEKKSRHDLGREKFLERVWEWKNKYGQRINEQQKVLGASLDWSRERFTMDPGVSAAVREVFVRLHEEGLIYRAQKLINWCPSCHTALSDLEVEHEEKQGSLWHLQYPVKGSDRKLTVATTRPETMLGDTAVAIHPEDERYLGLAGQSVVLPLTGREIPIIADAQLVDPAFGTGVVKVTPAHDFNDYQTGLRHQLPMINVLDESARINQEGGAYAGLDRFAARKKVLEDLTAQGLLEKEEPHKLSVGGCQRCGTVVEPRLSPQWFVKIEPLAKPAIEAVEQGRTKIIPESWTHTYFHWMRNIHDWTISRQLWWGHQIPAWYCVDCSPRLEATGGIDFSRAEPLVSRTAPEKCPRCEGSRLEQDPDVLDTWFSSGLWPFSTLGWPEQTPELKTFYPNSVMETGHDILFFWVARMMMFGLHFMKDVPFRTVYLHAMVRDEKGEKMSKTKGNVIDPLDIIQGAPPEQLAKNLRNKFPQGMPAHGADALRFTLASLTQQGRDIKLSLDRVAGYKAFANKLWNASRFALMNMGDFKLDERPIKERELTLADRWILSRLQRATVEAHQALEAYNFGEAASTLYQFLWAEFCDWYIELSKGALYGEDARAKDNTRAVLVFCLDRILRLLHPFMPFITEEIWQKLPMSRVADSIMISPYPKPDASLEDAAAEAEMGPVIAAIEGLRNIRGESNLPPSARITAYVQSPDERTRELLERWRGYLMPLAGLGELRIGAPGPKPAQSAAFVGPQMEVFVPLAGLIDVDAERERLRKEITRSEQELGGIKRKLDNPNFVAKAPPDVVEKDRARVEELDARISKLKDSLSRLEPEAATPASEQETPARVDEAPAPTPEPRAEKADAEAEVVKAESGAVEGEVVKAEAEAVESEASEPEAEAVESEASEPEAEAEAFESETSEPEAEAEAVESEASEPEVEAEAVESEASEPEVEAEAVESEAREPEAEAVENKESEPEVATVESEEPSEAEAVESEEEQAPAKPERKGGIAKGAVKTKAAPEAKVTPIKTPAEKKAPAKKAATVKKAAPASKAPAKKAAAKKAPAKKAAPASKAPAKKAAAAKKAPAKKTPAKKAAAAKKAPVKKAAAKKVTAKKAAAKAKVPARGSAKTKVKPAVRKAPARKKSAASRVAKTRR, from the coding sequence ATGAGCGATACGACCGAACTTCCGAAGGCCTATGACCCCACGGAGGTCGAGGCCCGTTGGTATGCCTGCTGGATGGAGCGGAACTACTTCCGCGCCGAGGCCACCTCCGACAAGCCGTCCTTCTGCATCGTGCTGCCTCCGCCCAACGTGACGGGCAGCCTGCACCTGGGACACGCGCTCACGGCGACCATCCAGGACATCCTCATCCGGTGGAAGCGCATGAGCGGCTTCAACGCGCTGTGGGTGCCGGGGACGGATCACGCCGGCATCGCCACGCAGATGGTGGTGGAGCGCGAGCTCAAGGAGAAGGAGAAGAAGAGCCGTCACGACCTGGGCCGCGAGAAGTTCCTCGAGCGCGTCTGGGAGTGGAAGAACAAGTACGGCCAGCGCATCAACGAGCAGCAGAAGGTGCTCGGCGCCAGCCTGGACTGGAGCCGTGAGCGCTTCACCATGGATCCGGGCGTCTCGGCCGCCGTGCGCGAGGTCTTCGTGCGGCTGCACGAGGAGGGCCTCATCTACCGGGCCCAGAAGCTCATCAACTGGTGCCCCTCGTGCCACACCGCGCTCAGCGACCTGGAGGTCGAGCACGAGGAGAAGCAGGGCTCGCTCTGGCACCTCCAGTACCCGGTGAAGGGCAGTGACCGGAAGCTCACCGTCGCCACCACCCGTCCGGAGACGATGCTCGGTGATACCGCCGTGGCCATCCACCCCGAGGACGAGCGCTACCTGGGGCTCGCCGGCCAGAGCGTGGTGCTGCCGCTCACCGGCCGGGAGATCCCGATCATCGCCGACGCCCAGCTGGTGGATCCGGCCTTCGGGACCGGCGTGGTGAAGGTGACGCCGGCCCACGACTTCAATGACTACCAGACGGGTCTGCGGCACCAGCTGCCGATGATCAACGTCCTGGACGAGTCCGCGCGCATCAACCAGGAGGGTGGGGCGTACGCGGGCCTGGACCGGTTCGCCGCTCGCAAGAAGGTCCTCGAGGACCTCACGGCGCAGGGCCTGCTGGAGAAGGAGGAGCCGCACAAGCTGTCCGTCGGCGGCTGCCAGCGCTGCGGCACCGTGGTGGAGCCTCGCCTGTCTCCGCAGTGGTTCGTGAAGATCGAGCCCCTGGCGAAGCCCGCCATCGAGGCGGTGGAGCAGGGCCGCACGAAGATCATCCCGGAGTCGTGGACCCACACGTACTTCCACTGGATGCGCAACATCCACGACTGGACCATCAGCCGCCAGCTGTGGTGGGGCCACCAGATCCCCGCCTGGTACTGCGTGGACTGCAGCCCGCGCCTGGAGGCGACGGGTGGCATCGACTTCTCGCGCGCCGAGCCCCTCGTCTCGCGCACGGCCCCGGAGAAGTGCCCCAGGTGCGAGGGCTCGCGCCTCGAGCAGGATCCGGACGTGCTCGACACGTGGTTCTCCTCGGGACTGTGGCCCTTCAGCACCCTGGGCTGGCCCGAGCAGACGCCCGAGCTGAAGACCTTCTACCCGAACTCCGTCATGGAGACGGGCCACGACATCCTCTTCTTCTGGGTCGCCCGGATGATGATGTTCGGCCTGCACTTCATGAAGGACGTGCCCTTCCGCACCGTGTACCTGCACGCGATGGTGCGCGACGAGAAGGGCGAGAAGATGTCCAAGACGAAGGGGAACGTGATCGATCCCCTCGACATCATCCAGGGCGCCCCGCCGGAGCAGCTCGCCAAGAACCTGCGCAACAAGTTCCCCCAGGGCATGCCCGCCCACGGCGCGGACGCGCTGCGCTTCACCCTCGCGTCGCTCACCCAGCAGGGCCGTGACATCAAGCTCTCGCTGGACCGCGTGGCCGGCTACAAGGCCTTCGCCAACAAGCTGTGGAACGCCAGCCGCTTCGCCCTGATGAACATGGGCGACTTCAAGCTGGACGAGCGCCCCATCAAGGAGCGTGAGCTCACCCTGGCGGACCGGTGGATCCTCTCGCGGCTGCAGCGCGCCACCGTGGAGGCCCATCAGGCGCTGGAGGCCTACAACTTCGGCGAGGCCGCCTCCACGCTCTACCAGTTCCTCTGGGCCGAGTTCTGCGACTGGTACATCGAGCTCTCCAAGGGCGCGCTCTACGGCGAGGACGCCCGGGCCAAGGACAACACCCGCGCGGTGCTCGTCTTCTGCCTGGACCGCATCCTGCGGTTGCTCCACCCGTTCATGCCGTTCATCACCGAGGAGATCTGGCAGAAGCTGCCCATGTCGCGGGTGGCCGACTCCATCATGATCTCCCCGTATCCCAAGCCGGACGCGTCGCTCGAGGACGCCGCCGCCGAGGCGGAGATGGGCCCGGTCATCGCGGCCATCGAGGGGCTGCGCAACATCCGCGGCGAGAGCAACCTGCCGCCCTCGGCCCGTATCACCGCGTACGTGCAGAGTCCGGACGAGCGCACCCGCGAGCTGCTCGAGCGGTGGCGCGGTTACCTGATGCCGCTGGCCGGACTGGGCGAGCTGCGCATCGGGGCTCCGGGTCCCAAGCCGGCGCAGTCCGCGGCCTTCGTGGGTCCGCAGATGGAGGTCTTCGTGCCGCTCGCGGGCCTCATCGACGTGGACGCCGAGCGCGAGCGCCTGCGCAAGGAGATCACCCGCTCCGAGCAGGAACTGGGCGGCATCAAGCGCAAGCTGGACAACCCCAACTTCGTCGCCAAGGCGCCTCCGGACGTGGTGGAGAAGGACCGCGCCCGCGTCGAGGAGTTGGATGCGCGCATCTCCAAGCTGAAGGACAGCCTGTCCCGGCTCGAGCCAGAGGCGGCCACTCCCGCCAGCGAGCAGGAGACGCCGGCCCGTGTGGACGAGGCGCCCGCGCCCACCCCTGAGCCCAGGGCCGAGAAGGCGGACGCCGAGGCCGAGGTCGTCAAGGCCGAATCGGGTGCCGTCGAAGGCGAGGTCGTCAAGGCCGAGGCGGAAGCCGTCGAGAGCGAGGCGAGCGAGCCCGAGGCGGAGGCTGTCGAGAGCGAGGCGAGCGAGCCCGAGGCGGAGGCGGAGGCTTTCGAGAGCGAGACGAGCGAGCCCGAGGCGGAGGCGGAGGCTGTCGAGAGCGAGGCGAGCGAGCCCGAGGTGGAGGCGGAGGCTGTCGAGAGCGAGGCGAGCGAGCCCGAGGTGGAGGCGGAGGCTGTCGAGAGCGAGGCGCGCGAGCCCGAGGCGGAGGCCGTCGAGAACAAGGAGAGCGAGCCCGAGGTGGCGACTGTCGAGAGCGAGGAACCATCCGAGGCGGAGGCCGTCGAGAGCGAGGAGGAGCAGGCTCCCGCGAAGCCCGAGCGCAAGGGCGGCATCGCCAAGGGCGCGGTGAAGACCAAGGCTGCGCCCGAGGCCAAGGTCACGCCCATCAAGACTCCGGCGGAGAAGAAGGCTCCGGCGAAGAAGGCGGCCACGGTGAAGAAGGCTGCTCCCGCCAGCAAGGCTCCGGCGAAGAAGGCCGCAGCGAAGAAGGCTCCGGCGAAGAAGGCCGCTCCCGCCAGCAAGGCTCCGGCGAAGAAGGCCGCCGCGGCGAAGAAGGCTCCGGCAAAAAAGACTCCGGCGAAGAAGGCCGCCGCGGCGAAGAAGGCGCCAGTGAAGAAGGCCGCGGCGAAGAAGGTCACGGCCAAGAAGGCCGCGGCCAAGGCCAAGGTGCCTGCCCGGGGCTCGGCCAAGACGAAGGTGAAGCCGGCGGTTCGCAAGGCCCCCGCCCGGAAGAAGTCGGCGGCTTCCCGTGTAGCCAAGACCCGGCGCTGA
- a CDS encoding response regulator: MPKNLLVADDSLTIRKVIGMIFATEDFQVTAVDNGLDAITRSRELRPDVVLADVMMPGKNGYEVCEALKNDPATQNIPVLLLAGTFEAFDEARARAARADDHITKPFESQVLLDKVKTLVGQKSNTMPASAATQVIAGSAATAAPAQPRPPAAGPTGPGGMPRPPGPGIPPGPGAPGMARPGVPPGPGMPPGAGPRPGMPPGPGGVPPPGMARPGMPPGPGGVPPPGMARPGMPPGPGGVPPPGMARPGMPPGPGGVPPPGMARPGMPPGPGGVPPPGMARPGMPPGPGGVPPPGMARPGMPPGPGAAPVGGGLPRPPGATPLPGAMPAARGKDPFGLGAAPAAHQPAPVEEPVSEVGGLEDLSLDEPAAPTPAPAVEARHAPAADGGEAQLREALSKASREVIEKIAWEVVPQLAETIIREELERLIKDRETKH; the protein is encoded by the coding sequence ATGCCCAAGAATCTGCTGGTCGCCGATGACTCGCTCACCATCCGCAAGGTGATCGGGATGATCTTCGCGACCGAGGACTTTCAGGTCACCGCGGTCGACAACGGGCTGGACGCCATTACCCGGTCGCGAGAGCTGCGTCCGGACGTGGTGCTCGCGGACGTGATGATGCCGGGCAAGAACGGCTACGAGGTCTGCGAGGCGCTCAAGAACGATCCGGCCACGCAGAACATCCCCGTGCTGTTGCTGGCCGGCACCTTCGAGGCCTTCGACGAGGCCCGTGCGCGCGCGGCCAGGGCGGACGACCACATCACCAAGCCCTTCGAGAGTCAGGTCCTCCTGGACAAGGTGAAGACGCTGGTGGGGCAGAAGTCCAACACGATGCCCGCTTCCGCCGCCACGCAGGTGATCGCCGGTTCCGCCGCGACCGCCGCCCCCGCCCAGCCGCGTCCTCCCGCCGCGGGTCCCACCGGTCCGGGGGGCATGCCGCGGCCTCCGGGGCCGGGTATTCCGCCAGGGCCGGGCGCTCCGGGCATGGCGCGTCCGGGTGTTCCCCCCGGGCCGGGGATGCCTCCGGGGGCGGGTCCTCGTCCGGGTATGCCGCCGGGGCCGGGGGGTGTTCCTCCGCCGGGTATGGCGCGTCCGGGTATGCCGCCGGGGCCGGGGGGTGTTCCTCCGCCGGGTATGGCGCGTCCGGGTATGCCGCCGGGGCCGGGGGGTGTTCCTCCGCCGGGCATGGCACGTCCGGGCATGCCTCCGGGGCCGGGTGGCGTTCCTCCGCCGGGCATGGCGCGTCCGGGTATGCCGCCGGGGCCGGGTGGCGTTCCTCCGCCGGGCATGGCGCGTCCGGGCATGCCTCCGGGACCGGGTGGCGTTCCTCCGCCGGGCATGGCGCGTCCAGGCATGCCCCCGGGGCCGGGCGCTGCTCCCGTGGGCGGGGGTCTGCCTCGTCCGCCGGGTGCCACGCCCCTTCCCGGAGCGATGCCCGCCGCTCGCGGCAAGGATCCCTTCGGACTCGGTGCGGCACCCGCTGCCCACCAGCCCGCTCCCGTCGAGGAGCCGGTGTCCGAGGTGGGAGGGCTGGAAGATCTGTCGCTCGATGAGCCCGCGGCGCCGACCCCGGCTCCCGCCGTGGAGGCCCGGCACGCTCCCGCCGCAGATGGTGGCGAGGCGCAGCTGCGCGAGGCTCTTTCGAAGGCTTCTCGCGAGGTCATCGAGAAGATCGCCTGGGAGGTCGTTCCCCAGCTGGCCGAGACGATCATCCGCGAGGAGCTGGAGCGGTTGATCAAGGATCGCGAGACGAAACACTGA